The Caldisericia bacterium DNA segment GCATTTAATAGAATAAATTATATTTTAGATCTTATAGATGAAATAATATATAAAAATGGATTAGTGATTCTTGGAAAAGGAAGAAATTTAGACAATGAAATTAACTCTCAAATTAACAAAAATTTTATGTTATATAAAAAAATAAAAACATATTTTGGTTATATTGTTGTTTATAAGAAAATTAATTAAATATTATTGAAAAAAATTAAATTTAATATAAAATAAAGAGAGGTCGGGGCGTGGCGCAGGTTGGCTAGCGCACCAGCATGGGGTGCTGGGGGCCACTGGTTCAAGTCCAGTCGCCCCGACCATTTTAATTTAAATTACTAAAAACGGGATATGGCCCAGTTTGGAAGGGCGCTTGGTTCGGGACCAAGAAGTCGTGGGTTCGAATCCCACTATCCCGACCAGGAAGTGAAAAATGGATAAAAGAATCCCTTTACTTTTTGCATTAAAAAATTATATTGATAAAAAAAGACCTGCATTTCATATGCCAGGTCACCACAGAGGAAAGGGTGTTCATAAATTTTTAAAAGAACTCTGGGGTGAAAATATATTTTTATTTGATATTACAGAAGTTGAAGGTATGGATTACCTTCATAAACCAGAAGGTGTAATAAAAGAGGCACAAGAATTAGCAGCAAAGGCTTTCGGTGCAAAAAAAACTTTCTTTTTAATAAATGGAAGCACTGTAGGGAATCTTGTCATGCTTGTTTCAACATTGAACCCAAAAGATAGTGTGATACTTCAAAGAAATTCCCACAGATCTATTATTGGTGGTCTCGCAGTTTTTGACTTAATTCCAGTATATATTCAATCTGAAATACATGAAACTACTGGTATTCCATGGGGTATTAAACCAGAAACATATGAAAAAGTTGTTAAAAATAATAATTCAAAAGTATCTTTTATAACTTCACCAAACTACTACGGAATGTGTGAAAATATTGAGGAGATATTAAAAATAGGTAGAAAGTATAATCAAACTATGCTTCTTGATGAAGCTCATGGTGTACACTTTCCTTTTAATTCAAAACTTCCAATTAGTGGAATAAAATTAGGATATGATATGATAGTTCAATCTGCTCATAAAACTCTTCCATCATTAACTCAAACTTCATTTTTACATATAAATGGAGAAAATATTGACATGGATAGAGTTTTTGATGCATTAACTTTTCTCGAGTCATCATCTCCAAGTTATCTTTTTATGACATCATTAGATGTTGTAAGATATCAAATGGAAACAGAAGGAGAGAAAATTTGGAATGAGGTTTTAGAGTTAGCAGAGTATACAAGAAATGAAATAAATAAAATAGATGGTTTGTACACTATTGGTAAAGAGATTCTTAATGATGGAATATATGATCTTGATTTAACAAAGATTACTGTTAATACAAAAAATATTGGTCTTACCGGATTTGAGGTTGAGGAAATTTTAAATAAAGAATATAATATAGAGATAGAACTCTCTGATTCAAATAATATACTTATATTTTTAACACCTGGAATAACTAAAGATGAGATTGATGCTCTTATTTTAGCTTTGAAAGATATAGTTATGAAAAAAAGAAAAAAACCAATTGAAAATAATTTTGTTTTACCAGAAATACCACCTATGGCTGCAACTCCTAAAGAAGCGTTTTTAAGAGAAAAAGAAATTATTGAACTTACTAATGCAAAAGGAAGAATATCAGGAAAAATTGTTTCAGCATACCCTCCAGGTCTTCCAATTCTTGTTCCAGGTGAAATAATAACTGAAAATATTTTGAATTATTTATTAGATCTTAAATCACAAGGAGCTAATCTTCAAGGATTTATGGATAAAGATTATAACTTTATTAAAGTTTTAAAATAATATATAATAATAAAGTTGGTTTTTTAGGAGGGTATATGGAGGTTGACTTTATACAAAAGATTTATGAAAAAGAAAAGGAAATAGAAGATAGAATTGAGAAATTTAAAAAGGATTTAGAAGAAGAAAGAAAAAAGTTTATAAAAGAAAATGAAGAATATTTAAAAAAAGTAGAAGAAGAATTTTCAAAGAAACTAGAAGAAGAGTTATTAAATTTAGAAAAAGAGTATGAAGATAAATTAAATCAAAAAATTGAAACAATAAAAGAAGATTTCAAAAACAAAAAAGAAAAATTTGAAAAGAACTTTGAAAAAGCATTTGATTTTATTTTAGGGAGGATTCTAGAATAAATGGCAATAGATAGAATGCTTGAAATTCATATCTTTTTGCCAAAAAAAGAATTTTCTAAATATTATCAATTTTTAAAACTCGAAGGCAAAGTTGAAATTGATGAAATCCAAAATATAAATGGTCTTTCATATTTTAAAGATAAAGATCCAGAAAAATATGATGAAATATTAAAACAAATTGAATTTTTAATACAAGAATTATCAAAATTTAAAAAGAAAGGTAATTTTATAAAAGATTTTATTCCAGAAAGAATTGAGTTAAGTTTTAGTGAACTTCAAAATTTAGTACACAATTTTGATATTAAAAAAGTTTATGAAAAAATACATAGTATAACAAAAAAAGAGGAAAAAATTAAAGATGAAATAAAAGATATAGAACATAAATTAAAAGTTCTTTCACCATATTATAACTTAAATTTAAATATTGAAATTTTATCACTTATAAAAACTTTGAATTTAAAAATTGGTGAATTAAAAAAGGTAAATTTTAAAAAAATAGAAGAGAATAAAGAAAGATGCGAGACAAGAATTATTTCAGAAGATAAAAATAATTTTTATATTTTAATTGGTTATAAAAGAGAAGATTTTGAATTTGAAAAATTACTCGAAAAATTGGAATTCAAAGAATTAGAGATTAAGAATTTCAAAGGAAAACCTAAAGAAATTGTTGATATGTATAAAGATAAATTGATTTCATTAAATAAGACTCTTGAGGATTTGGCTAAAGAAAAGAAAAAAGAATCTAACTCTATAAAAAAAATTGAAATAATAAGAGAGTATTACTTAGATAAAAAATATGAAGAAGAAACTAAATCAAAAATAGTTGAGTCAAAATTCTTAACCTATATATTCGGATATATTAGGGAAAAAGATTTTAATGAACTAAAAAATAAAACAAAAGAGAAATTTCAAAGAGTTTTAATATATGCTCAAGAACCAAAAAATATAGAAAAAGTTCCTGTTTCTCTTTCAAATAATAAATTTATTAAACCCTTTGAGATGCTTGTTAATATGTATGGTTATCCTAAATATAGAGATTTTGATCCAACTCCTTTTTTAGCACCATTCTTTATTTTATTCTTTTCTCTTTGTTTTGGTGATGTAATATATGGATTGCTTCTAATACTAGGCTCTTTTTTTATAATTAAAAAATTTAATGTTCATGAAAAAGACAGGAATTTCTTTTATTTCTTTATAATTCTTGGTATATTTTCAACTATTGTAGGAGTGTTAACAAATTCATATGCAGGTGATTTAATATCTTTTCCAAAACTTGCAATAATTGACCTTCTTGAGGAAAAACCAGGTGAAACTCCAGGTCTCATAAAAATGCTTATTTTTTCTCTTGCTGTTGGTTTTATAACACAAATTTTTGGTTTAATTTTAAAAGCATTAGATAATATCAGAAAAGGAAATATATTAGATGCAATATTTGATCAATTTTCTTGGATTATTGCATTAATTGGAATTATTCTTTATATTGTTTTATCAAAAAATCCAATTTTATCTAAAATTGGTTTATATTTATTCATATCAGGAATTTTAATAATAGTATTAACTGGTGGAAGGAGTTCTAAAAAACTAACCGGAAAAATAATTGGTGGGATTGTTTCTTTATATGGTATTGTGAGTTCATATGGTTTTTCTTCAGCATTAGGAGATATTCTTTCATATTCCAGATTACTTGCATTGGGATTTTCAACAACAGTCTTGGGAATTCTTATAAACACAATCGCAAGGATGTTTTCAAAAGGAATTTTAGCACTGTTAATAATTCCATTAATTTTAGTATTAGGTCATGGATTAAATATATTTATGGGTCTTTTGGGATCATTTGTTCATCCAACAAGGTTAATATTTTTAGAGTTTTTTGGGAGATTTTATGAAAATGGTGGAAAGAAATTTACACCATTTAAGTTTAAGAGTGAAAAAGTGATAATAAAAAACTAAAGAAAGGAGTGGTTAATATGTCAGAAGTTTATGGGTTAGTTTTTGCAATTTTAGGTATGGCCTCTGCGATTACATTAGCTGGAATTGGATCTGCAATTGGTATTGGAATTTCAACAATGCAAACTGCTGGTGTTCTCTCAGAAAAGCCTCATTTATATGGAAAACTTTTCGTTATTACTGCACTTCCAGGAACACAAGGTTTTTATGGTTTCATACAACTTTTCTGGATTGCAACAAGAATAGGTTTGTTTGGAGGAGTTCCTAAAATACCAGTTAATACCGGAATGCAGCTATTTTTTGTAGGTCTTGGAATGGGTATGGTTCAACTTATTTCTGCGATTTGGCAAGGAAAAGTTTCTGCAGCATCAATTAATCTTGTTGCAGAAAAAGAAGAAGAGGCAGGTAGAGCAATAATTTTACCAGGTCTTGTTGAAATTTATGCAGTCATATCACTTATTGCAGCAATCTTAGTAACTCAGTTTATAACCCAAGGTCTATGAATATAGATGAATTAATTAAAGAAATTGAAATAGAGGGGGAAGAAGAGATAAAAAATTTAAATGAAAAATTTAATCAAGAAATAGAAAAATTAAAAAAGGATTATGAAGAAAAAGTCAAGTTTATTCAATTAAAATGGAATGAGTTGATAGAAAAGGAAAAAACTTCTTTTAGAGAAAAGAAAGAACTAGATATTAAAAATAAAATAGAATTAATAATTCTAAATTTCAAAAATGAAATTTTAGAAAGTTTTAAGAGTTATTCATATCAGTTATTAGAGTCTCTTTCTGTAAAGAATTTAAGAGATTTTTATAAAAAAGAAATAATAAAAAATGTCGAATCATCAGATGTTGAGGTTCACTTCGATAAAAAGATAAAAGAGATTTTTAATGAAAATTTTAAAAAAGAGATTACAGAAGAAATAGAAAAGAGATTTCCAAATACCCATATAAAATTTATAGAAGATAATGAAGTTTTTGTGAAAGGAAAAAGTTATATCTCAAAAATCTCTCTTGTTGATAAATTTAATGAAATTTTTAATGAGAATATTCTCAAAATTTCAAAAATTATATTTGAAGAAACATGAAACTGAAATTTAGTAACTATTCTTATTTATCAGCAAAATCAATCATACTTATAAGTTATTTTCCAAAAGTAGAAACATTAAAATCATTTTTATCTCTCTCAAAAGAAGTTTTTTTAGATCATATTAAAAAAAGTTATGAAATTGAAACTGAAAGTTTAAATTTAGATGAAATTTTACTTCTTGACTGGAACGACACAATAAAAAGATTTAAAAGAATTCTTTCTGATGAAAATCTGTATAAATATTTCGAGATTGAAAAAGAATATGAAATTATTAGAGATGAAAATAATCTATTTGAAAAGGAATATGAAAAAATTAAAAAAGAACTCTTTCTTTTAAACTTTTCAGATTTCTTTAAAAATTTTATAAAGTTAAAAATTGATTTCTATAATATTTTAAGTTTCTTAAAACACAAATATTTTGGTACTTATTTTAGATTTATTGATAGCGGAAGGCTAAATTACAGATTGTTCAAAAATTATGAA contains these protein-coding regions:
- a CDS encoding aminotransferase class V-fold PLP-dependent enzyme, with product MDKRIPLLFALKNYIDKKRPAFHMPGHHRGKGVHKFLKELWGENIFLFDITEVEGMDYLHKPEGVIKEAQELAAKAFGAKKTFFLINGSTVGNLVMLVSTLNPKDSVILQRNSHRSIIGGLAVFDLIPVYIQSEIHETTGIPWGIKPETYEKVVKNNNSKVSFITSPNYYGMCENIEEILKIGRKYNQTMLLDEAHGVHFPFNSKLPISGIKLGYDMIVQSAHKTLPSLTQTSFLHINGENIDMDRVFDALTFLESSSPSYLFMTSLDVVRYQMETEGEKIWNEVLELAEYTRNEINKIDGLYTIGKEILNDGIYDLDLTKITVNTKNIGLTGFEVEEILNKEYNIEIELSDSNNILIFLTPGITKDEIDALILALKDIVMKKRKKPIENNFVLPEIPPMAATPKEAFLREKEIIELTNAKGRISGKIVSAYPPGLPILVPGEIITENILNYLLDLKSQGANLQGFMDKDYNFIKVLK
- a CDS encoding chromosome partitioning protein → MEVDFIQKIYEKEKEIEDRIEKFKKDLEEERKKFIKENEEYLKKVEEEFSKKLEEELLNLEKEYEDKLNQKIETIKEDFKNKKEKFEKNFEKAFDFILGRILE
- a CDS encoding V-type ATP synthase subunit I; translated protein: MAIDRMLEIHIFLPKKEFSKYYQFLKLEGKVEIDEIQNINGLSYFKDKDPEKYDEILKQIEFLIQELSKFKKKGNFIKDFIPERIELSFSELQNLVHNFDIKKVYEKIHSITKKEEKIKDEIKDIEHKLKVLSPYYNLNLNIEILSLIKTLNLKIGELKKVNFKKIEENKERCETRIISEDKNNFYILIGYKREDFEFEKLLEKLEFKELEIKNFKGKPKEIVDMYKDKLISLNKTLEDLAKEKKKESNSIKKIEIIREYYLDKKYEEETKSKIVESKFLTYIFGYIREKDFNELKNKTKEKFQRVLIYAQEPKNIEKVPVSLSNNKFIKPFEMLVNMYGYPKYRDFDPTPFLAPFFILFFSLCFGDVIYGLLLILGSFFIIKKFNVHEKDRNFFYFFIILGIFSTIVGVLTNSYAGDLISFPKLAIIDLLEEKPGETPGLIKMLIFSLAVGFITQIFGLILKALDNIRKGNILDAIFDQFSWIIALIGIILYIVLSKNPILSKIGLYLFISGILIIVLTGGRSSKKLTGKIIGGIVSLYGIVSSYGFSSALGDILSYSRLLALGFSTTVLGILINTIARMFSKGILALLIIPLILVLGHGLNIFMGLLGSFVHPTRLIFLEFFGRFYENGGKKFTPFKFKSEKVIIKN
- a CDS encoding V-type ATP synthase subunit K, translating into MSEVYGLVFAILGMASAITLAGIGSAIGIGISTMQTAGVLSEKPHLYGKLFVITALPGTQGFYGFIQLFWIATRIGLFGGVPKIPVNTGMQLFFVGLGMGMVQLISAIWQGKVSAASINLVAEKEEEAGRAIILPGLVEIYAVISLIAAILVTQFITQGL
- a CDS encoding V-type ATPase subunit codes for the protein MKLKFSNYSYLSAKSIILISYFPKVETLKSFLSLSKEVFLDHIKKSYEIETESLNLDEILLLDWNDTIKRFKRILSDENLYKYFEIEKEYEIIRDENNLFEKEYEKIKKELFLLNFSDFFKNFIKLKIDFYNILSFLKHKYFGTYFRFIDSGRLNYRLFKNYEKESLDSFIEFINLKYPETYEKNPIIFFELFDKKRDDILINYLKNSKFLVFGPEIIFSYLVLKSLNNINLRLIYHGITYNLPHDEVLRRLRVINE